A section of the Malania oleifera isolate guangnan ecotype guangnan chromosome 2, ASM2987363v1, whole genome shotgun sequence genome encodes:
- the LOC131149116 gene encoding tyrosine-protein phosphatase DSP1-like, with the protein MKLDNFKSDMTRTIEAVVADHEFMPPRNIPVAVEDASRDAEDLLMPPLNFAMVDTGIFRSGFPDTANFSFLQTLGLRSIICLCPEPYPESNTEFLKCNRIKLFQFGIEGYKEPFVNIPEDTIREALRVVLDVKNHPLLIHCNRGKHRTGCLVGCLRKLQRWCLSSVFDEYQRFAAAKARVSDQRFMELFDVSSFKQIPLSFSCSKR; encoded by the exons ATGAAACTGGACAACTTCAAAAGTGACATGACGAGAACGATCGAGGCGGTCGTCGCCGACCACGAGTTCATGCCCCCGAGGAACATTCCAGTGGCCGTGGAGGACGCGAGCAGGGACGCGGAAGACCTCTTAATGCCGCCCCTAAACTTCGCCATGGTCGACACTGGCATCTTCAGGTCTGGCTTCCCTGACACCGCCAACTTCTCCTTCTTGCAGACCTTGGGTCTGCGCTCGATCAT TTGTCTTTGCCCCGAGCCTTATCCGGAGTCGAACACGGAGTTTCTTAAGTGCAATAGGATTAAGCTTTTTCAGTTTGGAATCGAAGGATATAAG GAACCTTTCGTAAACATCCCGGAGGACACAATACGTGAAGCCCTAAGAGTTGTACTTG ACGTAAAGAATCACCCGCTTTTAATTCATTGCAATCGAGGGAAG CATCGGACTGGTTGTCTTGTGGGATGCTTGAGAAAACTGCAAAGGTGGTGTTTGTCTTCTGTATTTGACGAGTATCAGCGGTTTGCAGCTGCCAAAGCTAGAGTTTCAGATCAGAGGTTTATGGAGTTGTTTGATGTTTCTAGCTTTAAGCAGATCCCATTGTCATTTTCATGTTCGAAGAGGTAA